One Paraburkholderia flagellata genomic window carries:
- the sufU gene encoding Fe-S cluster assembly sulfur transfer protein SufU, translating into MNDLRDLYQEMIFDHYRRPRNCRAVPGATHSAEGYNPLCGDRVTLYLRIEDGVVKDAGFEGAGCAIATASASLMTEALKGRTQAEVEALFERFHAMATAPSDRLVSSEGLGKLAVLAGVREFPARIKCATLAWHTLHAALRDERGTVSTE; encoded by the coding sequence ATGAACGACTTGCGCGACCTGTACCAGGAAATGATTTTCGACCACTACAGGCGGCCGCGGAACTGTCGCGCCGTGCCTGGTGCAACGCATAGCGCCGAAGGGTATAACCCGTTGTGCGGCGACCGCGTCACGTTGTATCTGCGTATCGAGGACGGGGTGGTCAAGGACGCCGGCTTCGAGGGCGCGGGGTGTGCGATCGCAACGGCGTCGGCTTCGTTGATGACGGAGGCGCTCAAGGGCCGCACGCAAGCGGAAGTCGAAGCGCTGTTCGAACGCTTTCACGCGATGGCGACGGCGCCATCGGACCGGCTGGTCTCGTCCGAAGGGCTTGGCAAACTCGCGGTGCTCGCGGGCGTGCGCGAATTTCCGGCGCGCATCAAATGTGCGACGCTCGCGTGGCACACGCTGCACGCCGCGTTGCGCGACGAGCGTGGCACTGTGTCAACCGAATGA
- a CDS encoding SUF system Fe-S cluster assembly protein, whose product MDTQTTGNDLRERVIDALRSVFDPEIPVNIYDLGLVYQLDVDAEAGSVTIHMTLTAPGCPVAQTFPGTVEECVNDVEGVSATHVELVWDPPWTRARMSEAALLQLGML is encoded by the coding sequence ATGGATACGCAAACGACGGGCAACGACCTGCGCGAACGAGTGATCGACGCGCTGCGCTCGGTGTTCGATCCGGAGATACCGGTCAACATCTACGATCTGGGGCTCGTCTATCAACTGGACGTGGACGCCGAAGCGGGCAGCGTGACGATTCACATGACGCTGACCGCGCCCGGTTGTCCGGTTGCGCAAACCTTCCCGGGGACGGTCGAAGAGTGCGTGAATGACGTGGAAGGCGTGAGCGCGACGCATGTGGAACTGGTCTGGGATCCGCCGTGGACGAGAGCGCGCATGTCAGAAGCGGCGCTCCTGCAACTGGGAATGCTTTGA
- a CDS encoding SDR family NAD(P)-dependent oxidoreductase — protein sequence MSALLPDLNNRVALVTGGSRGIGRAIAIALASTGAAVAVNYRQRADEAGQVVAQIESAGGRALAVRADVSSASDVTGMIGEIERGLGAIDVLVNNAGTGTFSDIESLTEAEFDHTLAVNLKSAFLCTQAVLPGMRARRWGRIVNLSSVAARGAGLVGVHYNASKAGLEGLTRGYASRVARDGVTVNAVAPGPIDTEMAAPLKAANVADRLPVGRLGEADEVAQVVLMVIGNGFVTGQTIAVNGGVSFI from the coding sequence ATGTCCGCACTTTTACCCGACCTGAACAACCGCGTTGCGCTCGTGACCGGCGGCTCGCGCGGAATCGGCCGCGCCATTGCCATTGCGCTGGCTTCGACTGGCGCGGCGGTTGCCGTGAATTACCGGCAGCGCGCTGACGAAGCGGGCCAGGTCGTCGCGCAGATCGAAAGCGCGGGTGGCCGTGCACTCGCGGTGCGCGCCGATGTGTCGTCGGCAAGCGACGTCACTGGCATGATCGGCGAGATCGAGCGCGGCCTCGGCGCGATCGACGTGCTCGTGAACAACGCGGGCACGGGCACGTTCAGCGACATCGAATCGCTTACGGAAGCGGAATTCGACCACACGCTCGCCGTCAATCTCAAGTCGGCGTTTCTCTGCACGCAAGCGGTATTGCCCGGCATGCGCGCGCGGCGCTGGGGCCGCATCGTCAATCTTTCGTCGGTCGCCGCGCGCGGCGCGGGTCTCGTCGGTGTTCACTACAACGCTTCGAAAGCGGGCCTCGAAGGCTTGACGCGCGGTTACGCTTCGCGCGTGGCGCGAGACGGGGTGACCGTGAACGCCGTCGCGCCAGGGCCCATCGATACCGAAATGGCCGCGCCGCTGAAAGCCGCGAACGTCGCCGATCGGCTGCCCGTTGGCCGCCTCGGTGAAGCCGACGAGGTCGCACAGGTCGTGCTGATGGTGATCGGCAATGGTTTCGTCACGGGGCAGACCATCGCGGTAAACGGCGGCGTCAGCTTCATCTAA
- a CDS encoding non-heme iron oxygenase ferredoxin subunit: MADWVDVAPYAEFQPGSVRSVDVDGTQVAVFNLEGTCYAIEDTCPHDGGVLTGGEVEGDEVICPRHGARFCIKTGKVLAPPAYEDVAVFAVRVEAGMVQVRDTRWDEGFS; the protein is encoded by the coding sequence ATGGCCGACTGGGTGGACGTGGCGCCATACGCCGAGTTTCAGCCGGGTTCGGTCCGCAGCGTCGATGTGGACGGCACGCAGGTCGCCGTATTCAATCTCGAAGGGACCTGCTATGCAATCGAAGATACCTGTCCGCACGATGGCGGTGTGCTCACGGGCGGCGAAGTGGAGGGCGACGAGGTGATCTGCCCGCGGCACGGTGCGCGCTTTTGCATCAAGACGGGGAAAGTGCTCGCGCCGCCCGCGTATGAGGACGTCGCGGTGTTCGCGGTGCGTGTGGAAGCAGGTATGGTGCAGGTGCGGGATACGCGCTGGGACGAGGGATTTTCCTGA
- a CDS encoding MFS transporter, producing the protein MNADQPGAPLLSEEDAHRQLRRAVIASTIGTTIEWYDFFLYSTVTGLIFAKLYFPESDPLVGTLQAFLIYAVGFIARPVGAAIFGHYGDRVGRKATLIVTLLLMGVATFAVAFVPTYASIGIWGAVLLTVLRFIQGVGVGGEWGGSVLMSMEWARTNSHRGFVASWPQFGVPAGLFIANLVVLVVSRFSGDSFMTWGWRVPFLLSIVLVAIGLYIRLNILETPIFAKLLAENKIEKTPMLEVIRRQPKDILLSALARMAEQAPFYIYTAFVFTYGVKTLHVSRDLMLSAVLAAAVLQFVTIPFFGHVSDLIGRKRMYMIGAVAVGIFGFIYFGMVDTRNPAWIVTAVVLSLVPHAMLYGPQAAFIAESFTGRLRYSGASLGYQLASVIAGGPAPLIATALFAYYSTGYAIAVYIAVCAVISLLAAWRMGDYTNKDISREYDDKHGLGDHGHASHPA; encoded by the coding sequence ATGAATGCCGATCAACCAGGAGCCCCGCTCCTTTCGGAGGAAGACGCTCATCGCCAGTTGCGCCGCGCTGTGATTGCCAGCACCATCGGCACGACGATCGAATGGTACGACTTCTTTCTCTACAGTACAGTCACCGGGCTTATCTTCGCGAAGCTGTACTTTCCTGAATCCGACCCGCTCGTTGGCACCTTGCAGGCCTTTCTCATCTATGCCGTGGGCTTCATCGCCCGGCCGGTAGGCGCGGCTATCTTCGGCCACTACGGCGATCGCGTCGGCCGCAAGGCCACCCTGATCGTCACCTTGCTGCTGATGGGGGTCGCCACGTTCGCCGTGGCCTTTGTTCCGACCTATGCGTCGATCGGCATCTGGGGCGCCGTTTTGCTCACGGTGCTGCGCTTCATTCAGGGTGTGGGCGTGGGCGGCGAATGGGGCGGCTCGGTCCTGATGTCGATGGAATGGGCGCGCACCAATTCACACCGCGGCTTCGTCGCTTCCTGGCCGCAATTCGGCGTGCCGGCGGGACTTTTTATCGCCAATCTCGTGGTGCTCGTCGTAAGCCGGTTCTCCGGCGACAGCTTCATGACGTGGGGATGGCGCGTGCCGTTCCTGCTCAGCATCGTGCTCGTCGCTATCGGCCTGTATATCCGCCTGAACATTCTCGAAACACCGATCTTCGCGAAGCTCCTCGCCGAGAACAAGATCGAGAAAACGCCGATGCTCGAAGTGATTCGCCGCCAACCCAAGGACATTCTCCTTTCGGCGTTGGCGCGCATGGCCGAACAGGCGCCGTTCTACATCTACACGGCCTTCGTCTTTACGTATGGCGTGAAGACGCTGCACGTTTCGCGTGACCTCATGCTCAGCGCGGTGTTGGCGGCTGCTGTGCTGCAGTTCGTGACCATTCCGTTCTTTGGGCACGTGTCCGACCTGATCGGACGCAAGCGCATGTACATGATCGGCGCAGTGGCCGTGGGCATTTTCGGCTTTATCTACTTCGGGATGGTGGATACCAGGAACCCGGCGTGGATTGTCACGGCCGTCGTGCTTTCGCTCGTGCCGCACGCCATGCTCTATGGTCCGCAGGCTGCGTTCATCGCTGAATCGTTCACGGGGCGGCTGCGCTACAGCGGCGCCTCGCTCGGGTATCAGCTGGCTTCCGTGATTGCGGGCGGCCCGGCGCCGTTGATCGCCACTGCGCTCTTCGCGTACTACAGCACGGGTTACGCGATTGCGGTCTATATCGCCGTGTGCGCGGTGATCAGTCTGCTCGCCGCCTGGCGCATGGGGGATTACACGAATAAGGATATTTCACGCGAATACGACGACAAGCACGGACTTGGCGATCACGGGCACGCTTCCCACCCCGCCTGA
- a CDS encoding phospholipase C, translating into MQWRYVAVGSLTAAALASTVAWSAGDDHDKNHPEHGHTATPIKHLVVIYGENVSFDHYFATYPHATNPSGEPAFKAQPGTPEVNGLTGTLLTKNPNDTNPGNGAGAANPFRLDRTQAATADQNHAYTAEQQAYDDGLADLFPKYTGNGTSGGAGAFGTKGQVMGYYDGNTVTALWNYAQHFAMSDNAYTSTYGPSTPGALEVVSGQTNGMKVVLTTKQPSTAGSYYVNDGQGGFTMINDVDPANDLCSSTTDTAQMTGKNIGDLLNARNVSWGGFMGGFNLATTNSNGTTGCKRSTLSPVVGASTADYIPHHNWFQYYASTSNPQHLRPSSLAAIGHTEGKNGNADPANHQYDTDDFFNAVKAGNFPSVSFLKAPAYQDGHAGYSDPLDEQAFVAKVVNFLQEQHDWEDTAVIVAWDDSDGWYDHAYAQPTRASYDNVADQLTAAGICGTGSAPAGLSGKPVNGRCGPGTRIPFVVISPWARENYVDHTQIDQASVVRFIEDNWLDGQRIGGGSFDATAGSIMGLFDFDRRGRGHDDRRVFLDPATGVVVDKAPKV; encoded by the coding sequence ATGCAATGGCGTTACGTCGCAGTTGGTTCGCTCACAGCCGCAGCACTCGCATCGACAGTTGCGTGGAGTGCTGGTGACGATCACGACAAGAATCATCCGGAACACGGTCACACCGCCACCCCGATCAAGCACCTGGTCGTGATTTATGGCGAGAACGTTTCGTTCGACCATTACTTCGCGACTTATCCGCATGCGACCAACCCGTCCGGCGAGCCTGCATTCAAGGCGCAGCCTGGCACGCCCGAAGTGAACGGTCTTACCGGCACGCTGCTGACCAAAAACCCGAACGACACGAATCCGGGCAATGGCGCGGGCGCGGCCAATCCGTTCCGTCTGGATCGCACGCAGGCGGCCACGGCTGACCAGAACCACGCCTATACGGCCGAGCAGCAAGCCTACGACGACGGCCTGGCCGACCTCTTCCCGAAGTACACGGGTAATGGCACGAGCGGCGGCGCCGGCGCGTTTGGCACGAAGGGCCAGGTGATGGGCTATTACGACGGCAACACGGTCACTGCGTTGTGGAACTACGCGCAGCACTTCGCGATGAGCGATAACGCCTATACGTCGACCTACGGACCGTCGACGCCCGGTGCGCTCGAAGTGGTCTCGGGGCAGACCAACGGCATGAAGGTTGTGCTCACAACGAAGCAGCCTTCGACCGCCGGTTCGTACTATGTGAACGACGGGCAGGGTGGCTTCACGATGATCAATGACGTCGATCCCGCCAACGACCTCTGCTCGAGCACGACCGACACGGCGCAGATGACCGGCAAGAATATCGGCGACCTGCTGAACGCGCGCAATGTCTCGTGGGGCGGCTTCATGGGCGGCTTCAACCTCGCGACGACGAACAGCAACGGCACGACCGGCTGCAAGCGCAGCACGCTTTCGCCGGTGGTCGGCGCGTCTACGGCCGACTATATTCCGCACCACAACTGGTTCCAGTACTACGCGTCGACCTCAAACCCGCAGCATCTGCGTCCGAGTTCGCTCGCCGCAATCGGGCACACCGAGGGCAAGAATGGGAACGCCGACCCGGCGAATCACCAGTACGATACCGACGACTTTTTCAATGCGGTGAAAGCGGGTAATTTCCCGTCGGTGAGCTTCCTCAAGGCTCCGGCCTATCAGGACGGCCACGCGGGTTATTCGGATCCGCTCGACGAGCAGGCCTTCGTCGCGAAGGTCGTGAACTTCCTGCAGGAACAGCACGACTGGGAAGATACGGCCGTTATCGTGGCATGGGATGACTCGGACGGCTGGTACGACCATGCGTACGCGCAACCCACTCGCGCTTCGTACGATAACGTGGCCGACCAGTTGACCGCGGCCGGCATCTGCGGCACGGGTTCGGCGCCGGCCGGCTTGAGCGGCAAGCCCGTGAACGGCCGCTGCGGCCCGGGCACGCGCATCCCGTTCGTCGTGATCTCGCCGTGGGCCAGGGAAAATTACGTCGACCATACCCAGATCGACCAGGCTTCCGTGGTGCGTTTCATCGAAGACAACTGGCTTGATGGTCAGCGCATCGGTGGCGGTTCGTTCGATGCGACGGCAGGCAGCATCATGGGCCTGTTCGACTTCGACCGCCGCGGCCGCGGCCACGACGACCGCAGGGTGTTCCTCGACCCGGCGACGGGCGTGGTGGTCGACAAGGCACCGAAGGTCTAA